Proteins encoded within one genomic window of Sulfurovum sp. XGS-02:
- the rplJ gene encoding 50S ribosomal protein L10: protein MTRTRKEELVAEMTAEFKDAGAIIVCDYKGMTVENLEVVRNLAKDEDTKVQVVKNKLAAIALQNAGCEAIDFKDTNLVIWGDTQVIPCKIADKAATEFKDSFAIKTGLIQGEVASLETINAMAKLPTRDELIGMLLNVWNAPVQNFTIGLNALAAKKEEEA, encoded by the coding sequence ATGACTAGAACTAGAAAAGAAGAGTTAGTTGCAGAGATGACAGCAGAGTTTAAAGACGCTGGTGCCATTATCGTTTGTGATTACAAAGGTATGACTGTTGAGAATCTTGAAGTTGTAAGAAATCTTGCTAAAGATGAAGATACAAAAGTTCAAGTAGTTAAAAACAAACTTGCAGCCATCGCATTGCAAAATGCAGGTTGTGAAGCGATTGATTTTAAAGACACAAACCTTGTAATCTGGGGTGATACACAAGTTATACCTTGTAAAATCGCTGACAAAGCCGCAACTGAATTCAAAGATAGTTTTGCAATCAAGACTGGTTTGATCCAGGGTGAAGTTGCTAGTTTGGAAACCATTAATGCAATGGCCAAACTTCCTACTAGAGATGAACTTATCGGTATGCTTCTTAATGTTTGGAACGCACCGGTACAAAACTTCACAATTGGTTTGAATGCATTAGCAGCAAAAAAAGAAGAAGAGGCGTAG
- the tuf gene encoding elongation factor Tu, with protein sequence MAKEKFERTKPHVNIGTIGHVDHGKTTLTAAITMCLGLKTGAAAMDYDQIDNAPEERERGITIATSHVEYETETRHYAHVDCPGHADYVKNMITGAAQMDGAILVIAATDGPMAQTREHILLSKQVGVPYIVVFLNKEDQLDEEDKEEMLELVEMEVRELLSEYDFPGDDTPIVAGSAYQALEEAKAGQAGPWSEKIYQLMDEVDAYIPEPQRETDKDFLMAIEDIFTIQGRGTVVTGKVDRGTVCVGNEVEIVGLKDTQKTTVTGVEMFRKEMDCGEAGDNCGVLIRGIDKEAVQRGMVLCKPGSITPHTAFEAEIYVLTKEEGGRHTPFFNNYRPQFYVRTTDVTGSVQLQEGTEMVMPGDNVKINVELIAPVALDEGTKFAIREGGRTVGAGVVSKIIA encoded by the coding sequence ATGGCTAAAGAAAAATTCGAACGAACGAAACCGCATGTTAACATCGGTACTATCGGTCACGTTGACCACGGTAAAACTACATTGACAGCTGCGATCACAATGTGTTTAGGTCTTAAAACTGGTGCGGCAGCAATGGATTACGATCAAATCGATAATGCACCTGAAGAGAGAGAAAGAGGAATTACAATTGCTACTTCTCACGTAGAGTACGAAACAGAGACTAGACACTACGCTCACGTTGACTGTCCAGGTCACGCGGACTACGTTAAAAACATGATTACTGGTGCTGCTCAAATGGACGGTGCGATCCTAGTTATCGCTGCGACTGATGGTCCAATGGCACAAACTAGAGAGCACATCCTTCTTTCTAAGCAAGTAGGTGTACCTTACATCGTTGTATTCTTGAACAAAGAAGACCAACTTGATGAAGAAGATAAAGAAGAGATGTTAGAGCTTGTAGAGATGGAAGTACGTGAACTTCTTTCTGAGTATGACTTCCCAGGTGATGATACTCCAATCGTAGCTGGTTCTGCATACCAAGCACTTGAAGAAGCTAAAGCTGGTCAAGCTGGTCCATGGTCAGAAAAAATCTACCAACTTATGGACGAAGTAGATGCATATATCCCAGAGCCACAAAGAGAAACAGATAAAGATTTCCTAATGGCAATCGAAGATATCTTTACTATCCAAGGTCGTGGTACTGTTGTAACTGGTAAAGTTGACAGAGGTACTGTATGTGTTGGTAACGAAGTTGAAATCGTTGGTCTTAAAGATACACAAAAAACAACTGTTACTGGTGTTGAAATGTTCCGTAAAGAGATGGATTGTGGTGAAGCTGGTGATAACTGTGGTGTTCTTATCCGTGGTATCGATAAAGAAGCTGTACAAAGAGGTATGGTTCTTTGTAAGCCAGGATCAATCACTCCACACACTGCATTCGAAGCTGAGATCTATGTTCTTACTAAAGAGGAAGGTGGTAGACACACTCCATTCTTTAATAACTATAGACCACAGTTCTACGTTCGTACAACAGACGTAACAGGTTCAGTTCAACTTCAAGAAGGTACTGAAATGGTTATGCCAGGAGACAACGTTAAAATCAATGTTGAGCTTATCGCTCCTGTTGCACTTGATGAAGGTACTAAGTTCGCTATCCGTGAAGGTGGTAGAACAGTTGGTGCTGGTGTTGTTTCTAAGATTATTGCTTAA
- a CDS encoding translation initiation factor: MKENLFEMGAHFEEGWSSDNKEKPSKKSVTEIKPPEKHQLYFAKEKRRGKVVTIVKPFYLEKTDLQALLKTLKKKLGTGGTLKEESLEFQGDIPEVLRTHLEALGYRFKN, translated from the coding sequence GTGAAAGAAAACCTATTTGAGATGGGTGCACATTTTGAAGAGGGGTGGTCCTCGGATAATAAAGAGAAACCCTCTAAGAAAAGCGTTACAGAGATCAAACCTCCAGAGAAACATCAATTGTATTTTGCAAAAGAAAAACGGCGTGGTAAAGTGGTTACCATTGTCAAACCCTTTTACTTAGAGAAAACAGATCTTCAGGCGCTGCTTAAAACACTCAAAAAAAAGCTTGGGACCGGTGGTACGCTCAAAGAGGAGAGTTTAGAGTTCCAAGGGGATATCCCCGAGGTGTTGCGTACTCACTTGGAAGCATTGGGGTATCGGTTTAAGAACTAA
- the rpmG gene encoding 50S ribosomal protein L33: MRETVHLGCEKCTRRNYHTNKNKKTTTEKLALKKYCKWCKCHTVHKEMKL; this comes from the coding sequence ATGAGAGAAACAGTTCACTTAGGTTGTGAGAAATGTACAAGACGTAACTATCACACCAATAAAAACAAGAAAACGACAACAGAGAAACTTGCTCTTAAAAAGTATTGTAAATGGTGTAAATGCCATACAGTACATAAAGAGATGAAGCTGTAA
- the nusG gene encoding transcription termination/antitermination protein NusG: MAYQWYAIQTYSGSEQAVKRAIEQLVKDHGIEEKLERVVVPTEEVIEVKNGVKKITERTLYSGYAFAHIDLDTDLWHKIQSLPRVSRFIGEQKTPTALSEADIKVILDKMEQKAAPRPKVDFETGEMVRIIDGPFANFTGMVEEYDLDHGKLKLNVSIFGRNTPVEILYTQVEKIL, translated from the coding sequence ATGGCTTATCAATGGTATGCAATTCAAACATATTCAGGTTCTGAGCAAGCTGTGAAAAGAGCGATCGAACAACTTGTCAAAGATCATGGGATTGAAGAGAAGCTTGAACGTGTAGTCGTTCCTACAGAAGAAGTGATCGAAGTTAAAAACGGCGTGAAAAAAATTACTGAAAGAACATTGTATTCTGGGTATGCTTTCGCACATATAGACCTGGATACTGATCTCTGGCATAAGATACAATCTTTGCCAAGAGTATCTAGATTTATCGGTGAACAAAAGACACCTACTGCACTTTCAGAGGCAGATATCAAAGTGATTTTAGACAAAATGGAGCAAAAAGCTGCACCGAGACCTAAAGTTGATTTTGAAACAGGCGAAATGGTACGTATCATTGATGGTCCGTTCGCAAACTTTACTGGTATGGTAGAAGAGTATGATCTTGATCATGGTAAGTTAAAGTTGAATGTTTCAATCTTTGGTAGAAATACACCGGTTGAAATTCTCTACACACAAGTAGAAAAAATACTATAA
- the rplK gene encoding 50S ribosomal protein L11 translates to MAKKITEKFKMMIPAGSANPSPPVGPALGQRGVNIMEFCKAFNEKTKDKMGFKIPVEVTVYADRSFTFETKQPPASDLIKKAANIKKGTDNPLLNKVGTITKAKLEEIIDQKIADLNTNDREMAANIIAGSCKSMGVEIVD, encoded by the coding sequence ATGGCAAAAAAGATAACTGAAAAGTTCAAAATGATGATCCCAGCCGGATCAGCAAACCCATCACCGCCGGTAGGTCCTGCACTTGGACAGCGTGGTGTTAACATTATGGAGTTTTGTAAAGCTTTTAATGAAAAGACAAAAGATAAAATGGGATTCAAGATCCCTGTAGAAGTTACAGTATATGCAGACAGAAGTTTTACATTTGAAACAAAACAACCGCCTGCAAGTGACCTTATCAAAAAAGCAGCAAACATTAAAAAAGGTACAGATAATCCACTTCTTAACAAAGTTGGAACTATCACTAAAGCAAAACTTGAAGAGATTATCGATCAGAAAATTGCTGACCTTAACACGAATGACAGAGAAATGGCAGCGAACATTATCGCTGGTTCTTGTAAAAGTATGGGTGTTGAGATCGTAGACTAG
- a CDS encoding DUF309 domain-containing protein: protein MLTMNDDLEGALKTYLELLDKEEYFEAHEVLEEAWHPLRLGDHPLANLAKGLINGAITFEHIKRNRKDMKKKAQTVIASYERHKHLCREGIDHAALFKKACQKIESLKIRHAEVFDVLVP, encoded by the coding sequence ATGTTAACAATGAATGATGATCTGGAAGGTGCACTCAAAACGTACCTTGAATTGCTTGATAAAGAAGAATATTTTGAGGCACATGAAGTGCTGGAAGAGGCCTGGCACCCCTTGAGACTCGGTGATCATCCCTTGGCCAACCTAGCAAAGGGTTTGATCAATGGGGCGATTACCTTTGAACATATCAAACGTAACCGTAAAGATATGAAGAAAAAAGCGCAAACCGTCATAGCCTCTTATGAAAGACATAAACATTTGTGTAGAGAGGGTATCGATCATGCAGCGCTTTTTAAGAAAGCCTGTCAAAAGATCGAGTCTTTGAAGATCAGACATGCTGAGGTGTTTGATGTTCTGGTACCATAG
- the rplL gene encoding 50S ribosomal protein L7/L12, producing MATTKEDVLEFISNMSVLELSELVKEFEEKFGVSAQATVVAGGGAAAGGEAAEEQTEFDVVLVDAGDKKINAIKAVRAITGLGLKEAKAAVEETPSVLKEGVSKEEAEDFKKQLEEAGAKCELK from the coding sequence ATGGCAACAACTAAAGAAGATGTTCTTGAGTTTATCTCAAACATGTCAGTACTTGAGCTTTCTGAGCTTGTAAAAGAATTTGAAGAGAAATTTGGTGTATCTGCACAAGCTACAGTAGTAGCTGGTGGTGGTGCAGCTGCTGGTGGCGAAGCTGCTGAAGAACAAACTGAGTTCGACGTTGTACTTGTTGATGCAGGTGACAAAAAAATCAATGCTATTAAAGCAGTAAGAGCGATCACTGGTCTTGGTCTTAAAGAAGCGAAAGCTGCTGTTGAAGAGACTCCATCTGTACTTAAAGAAGGTGTTTCTAAAGAAGAAGCAGAAGACTTCAAGAAACAACTTGAAGAAGCTGGCGCTAAATGCGAGCTTAAATAA
- the secE gene encoding preprotein translocase subunit SecE → MGKLSTFIAHARAEIHKVIFPTKVQVRQAFLAVVLVVTVISIFLALVDFLMSSIVSSVL, encoded by the coding sequence ATGGGAAAACTTTCAACATTTATAGCACACGCGAGAGCGGAGATTCATAAAGTTATATTTCCAACAAAAGTACAAGTAAGACAAGCATTTTTAGCAGTTGTTCTCGTAGTAACTGTAATATCAATTTTTTTAGCATTGGTTGACTTTCTAATGTCATCAATCGTATCATCAGTTTTATAG
- a CDS encoding SagB family peptide dehydrogenase — protein MFWYHSTTKHSYNSVRTNPNRLSWEDQPSTYKNYPTQYEKRKLDLEKEEDHFLYHIAGLTAKKSYPSGEYYLRINPSAGALYPNELYFQARGVEGIEDGVYHYEVSSSSLTLLQRIPDHEGLEPYFGYKTAMEGYLFLVSAVYFRSSWKYKNRAFRYCLLDAGHLLGSIEAAVLLKSHTVEMVYTIDREKLNRMFGFEGREWFLSGCARAVPIEEQEVAPIEFALSYVDGSRTFEPNPLIEQAYHETMQLESCRREEKAPTFTYNKTKLQETIFTRRSQRGFQEGAITKGQFNYIMDAIHQPVPSDCDEEVSVYVVINRVLDMPLGLYKEGAYIKYGDFARKAGYLSLEQYSLSMQGAVAFFLTSKGNNYQALYQKAGIIGHRLYVASLYMDIGCSGIGAYYDDEVNEFVENDEMVLYALAIGK, from the coding sequence ATGTTCTGGTACCATAGTACGACCAAACACTCCTATAACTCTGTACGCACCAATCCCAACAGGCTCTCATGGGAAGATCAGCCCAGCACCTATAAGAACTACCCCACGCAGTATGAAAAACGGAAACTGGACCTTGAGAAAGAAGAGGACCATTTTCTATACCATATCGCAGGATTGACAGCAAAGAAAAGTTATCCTAGCGGAGAGTATTACCTGCGTATCAACCCTTCTGCCGGTGCACTCTACCCTAATGAACTCTATTTTCAGGCAAGAGGTGTAGAGGGTATAGAAGATGGTGTCTATCATTACGAGGTGAGTTCCTCCTCTCTGACACTGCTCCAACGTATCCCAGATCATGAAGGACTGGAACCCTACTTTGGGTACAAAACAGCGATGGAGGGGTATCTGTTCCTGGTCTCAGCAGTCTATTTTCGTTCTTCGTGGAAATATAAGAACCGTGCATTCAGGTATTGTCTTCTGGATGCAGGACACCTTTTGGGGAGTATAGAAGCCGCTGTCCTGCTCAAATCCCATACCGTAGAGATGGTCTACACGATTGACAGAGAGAAACTCAACCGTATGTTCGGGTTTGAGGGAAGGGAGTGGTTCCTGTCAGGATGTGCCAGGGCGGTACCGATAGAAGAGCAGGAAGTAGCCCCCATAGAGTTTGCACTGTCTTATGTGGATGGGAGCAGAACATTTGAGCCCAACCCGCTGATAGAACAAGCGTATCATGAAACGATGCAGTTGGAATCCTGCAGGCGGGAAGAGAAGGCCCCGACGTTTACCTATAATAAGACAAAACTCCAAGAGACGATCTTTACACGCAGGTCTCAGAGAGGTTTTCAGGAGGGTGCCATTACCAAGGGACAGTTCAATTATATTATGGATGCGATACACCAGCCTGTCCCCAGTGACTGTGATGAAGAGGTCTCTGTGTATGTGGTCATCAACCGGGTACTTGACATGCCGTTGGGACTCTATAAAGAGGGTGCGTATATAAAGTATGGAGACTTTGCCAGAAAAGCGGGGTATTTGAGTTTGGAACAGTACAGTCTTTCCATGCAGGGTGCAGTGGCCTTTTTCCTCACTTCTAAAGGCAATAACTATCAGGCACTCTACCAGAAAGCCGGTATCATAGGACACAGGCTTTATGTGGCTTCACTCTATATGGATATAGGGTGTTCAGGTATCGGGGCGTATTACGATGATGAGGTCAACGAATTTGTGGAGAATGATGAAATGGTATTATACGCTTTGGCGATAGGCAAATAA
- the rplA gene encoding 50S ribosomal protein L1, protein MAKKPSKRREALLKVVDVTKTYSVDEAMATLKNLKSAKFDETVEVALNLNVDPRHADQMVRGSVVLPNGTGKTVRVAVFAKDAKADEAKAAGADLVGSTDLIESIQAGNIDFDIVISTPDMMGVLGKVARILGPKGLMPNPKTGTVTMDVAKAVENAKGGQVNFRVDKKGNIHAGIGKVSFSEDQIKENFVTLLETINKAKPASAKGRYITNGAISLTMSPSITLDTAELMEMK, encoded by the coding sequence ATGGCAAAGAAACCAAGTAAAAGAAGAGAAGCACTACTAAAAGTAGTAGATGTGACTAAAACATATAGTGTTGATGAAGCAATGGCTACACTTAAAAACCTTAAATCAGCTAAATTTGATGAGACAGTTGAAGTTGCGCTTAACTTGAATGTTGACCCAAGACATGCAGATCAAATGGTGAGAGGATCAGTTGTTCTTCCTAACGGAACTGGTAAAACAGTAAGAGTAGCAGTATTTGCAAAAGACGCTAAAGCAGATGAAGCGAAAGCAGCAGGTGCAGATTTGGTAGGTTCTACAGATCTTATCGAATCAATTCAAGCAGGTAACATTGATTTTGATATCGTTATCTCAACACCGGACATGATGGGTGTTCTTGGTAAAGTAGCAAGAATCCTTGGGCCAAAAGGTCTTATGCCTAACCCTAAAACTGGTACAGTAACTATGGATGTGGCTAAAGCAGTTGAAAATGCTAAAGGTGGTCAGGTTAACTTTAGAGTAGACAAAAAAGGTAACATCCACGCTGGTATCGGTAAAGTTTCTTTTTCAGAAGATCAAATCAAAGAAAACTTTGTAACACTTCTTGAAACGATCAATAAAGCAAAACCTGCGTCGGCAAAAGGTAGATATATCACAAATGGTGCGATTTCACTTACAATGAGCCCATCTATCACTTTAGATACAGCAGAATTAATGGAGATGAAATAA
- a CDS encoding YaaA family protein produces the protein MKILLAPSETKKSGGELSFDPSTLLFKELLPYRTKLLHTYTNVLQKGDIPTLSKMFGLKKEADILIHKKDIIHELTMKAIQRYTGVAFDHLGYEELDNEAQAYVDTHVILFSNLFGPIRASDLIPEYKLKQGEAVDDIKTEKFYHEHSAALMEAYLAEDEILDLRAGFYDKFYKPVKPYTTLKFIKDGKVVSHWAKAYRGIVLREIAKAGIETLEAFMQLPIEGLSIKEIQTKKNKTEIIYEIG, from the coding sequence ATGAAAATACTACTGGCACCTAGTGAAACCAAGAAATCGGGTGGAGAGCTCTCTTTCGACCCAAGCACTTTACTCTTTAAAGAGCTTTTGCCCTACAGAACCAAACTCTTACATACCTATACCAATGTGTTACAAAAAGGAGATATCCCCACACTCTCAAAAATGTTCGGACTCAAAAAAGAAGCTGATATCCTTATACATAAGAAAGATATCATACATGAGCTTACGATGAAAGCCATCCAAAGATATACAGGTGTGGCTTTTGATCACCTGGGCTATGAAGAGCTGGACAATGAAGCACAAGCGTATGTTGATACTCATGTCATTCTCTTTTCAAACCTTTTTGGCCCCATCCGTGCTTCTGACCTCATCCCTGAGTATAAACTCAAACAGGGAGAAGCCGTAGATGATATCAAAACAGAGAAGTTTTACCATGAACACTCCGCAGCACTAATGGAAGCCTATCTGGCTGAAGATGAGATACTGGATCTGCGTGCAGGGTTTTATGATAAATTCTACAAACCCGTCAAACCCTACACTACTCTCAAGTTCATCAAAGATGGTAAAGTGGTCAGCCACTGGGCAAAGGCATACAGAGGTATCGTCCTGCGTGAGATAGCCAAAGCGGGGATCGAAACTCTCGAAGCATTCATGCAACTACCTATAGAGGGATTGAGCATCAAAGAGATCCAGACCAAGAAAAATAAAACTGAAATCATCTATGAGATAGGATAA